From Draconibacterium halophilum, one genomic window encodes:
- a CDS encoding DUF5695 domain-containing protein, translating to MIKLICWCFITVSVLYLNIGQLLAAKTFDSTKTDSIDFRQEVLSYNLPDFNLELVKSSHTVAGLHPISEPEFDFTPGELLARRNKPGFYHLGDINFRVKTEGESAWTSFSSAASRKSVTTLEPKSESQLAVSDLSEILENSPVQVLRYWEKHDGHLALRFEIKNTSSKAVEIGAFGIPLIFNNNHDRKTLDEAHAENVFYDPYIGMDAGYLQVIRLKGSGPVLLVLPYGETPFEAWNPLLDDPTRRGITFEGFHEWMPLTLAYAENEWKEATPWNTPSSKILKPGKSVSYGVQFVLTDAIKNIEPALIENDRPVAFGVPGYVVPQDVNADLFVKYSQKVKSIQVEPEGALELKKLETTENGWVKYAVAAKEWGRARLTITYKDGLTQTINYKVIKPEGQVVADNGNFLMTKQWFDDEEDLFDRGPSVITYDYEEQKQVTEDSRAWICGLSDEGGAGAWLNAVMKQLVQPDKKEIAMLEDFVQKTIWGGIQYNEGHEKYGVRKSMFYYEPDSMPAGTYSNDVNYNTWAAWDKKHAETVERSYNYPHVAAAYWVMYRLARNYEGLVSQQTWDWYLMSAYQTSMAMMELAPYYAQFGQMEGSVFVHILDDLKAEGLWEYARKLEGMMKRRADHWASLNYPFGSEMPWDSTGQEEVYMWSRYFGYGEKAETTLKAILAYMPTIPHWAYNGNARRYWDFLYGGKLSRVERQIHHYGSALNAIPVLYEYKEHPDDLYLLRVGYGGLMGAISNITQDGFAPAAFHSFPSTLKNDGISGDYGSGYYGYAVNTSTYVMRDDEFGWLAFGGNVTEDGDVVKVDLTTAAKSRIYVAPLKMWLTLDAGKFKAFSYNQSTGKVVVELEEANDYTPNAYLRIKSFAEESAASSVAGLEKNERGQYVIPLKNEVVKVEMN from the coding sequence ATGATAAAATTAATTTGTTGGTGTTTCATAACTGTTAGTGTACTTTATTTGAATATTGGCCAATTGTTGGCTGCAAAAACTTTTGATTCCACAAAAACGGACTCGATTGATTTTAGACAGGAAGTTTTAAGTTATAACCTGCCGGATTTTAACCTTGAACTGGTTAAATCATCGCATACCGTTGCCGGTTTGCATCCAATCTCCGAACCTGAATTTGATTTTACTCCGGGCGAGTTATTAGCCAGAAGAAACAAGCCTGGTTTTTATCACCTTGGAGATATTAATTTCCGTGTTAAAACGGAGGGTGAATCGGCATGGACTTCGTTTTCATCGGCTGCTTCCCGCAAAAGTGTTACAACTCTGGAACCGAAAAGCGAAAGTCAATTAGCGGTTTCCGATCTTAGTGAGATTCTTGAAAACAGCCCGGTACAGGTACTTCGTTACTGGGAAAAGCACGATGGACATCTTGCTTTGCGTTTCGAGATCAAAAACACTTCATCAAAAGCTGTTGAAATTGGTGCCTTTGGAATTCCGCTGATTTTCAACAATAACCACGACCGGAAAACACTGGACGAGGCACACGCCGAAAATGTTTTCTACGATCCGTACATTGGTATGGATGCCGGTTATTTACAGGTAATTCGTTTAAAGGGGAGCGGACCGGTGTTGTTGGTACTACCTTATGGAGAAACTCCTTTCGAAGCGTGGAATCCACTGCTTGACGATCCAACCCGAAGAGGAATTACATTTGAAGGTTTTCACGAATGGATGCCTTTAACCTTAGCTTACGCCGAAAACGAGTGGAAAGAAGCCACTCCCTGGAACACCCCTTCATCGAAAATACTAAAACCGGGAAAATCGGTTAGCTACGGTGTACAGTTTGTACTTACCGACGCGATTAAAAACATCGAACCTGCACTGATCGAAAACGACCGTCCTGTTGCATTTGGTGTACCGGGGTATGTTGTGCCACAAGATGTAAATGCCGATTTGTTTGTAAAGTACAGCCAAAAAGTAAAAAGCATTCAGGTTGAACCTGAAGGCGCGCTGGAACTGAAAAAACTGGAAACAACAGAAAACGGTTGGGTAAAATATGCTGTTGCCGCAAAAGAGTGGGGAAGAGCACGTTTAACAATCACTTACAAAGACGGTTTAACACAAACCATTAACTACAAGGTTATTAAACCTGAAGGGCAGGTTGTTGCCGATAACGGAAACTTCCTGATGACAAAACAGTGGTTTGATGACGAAGAAGATCTTTTCGATCGTGGTCCGTCGGTAATCACTTACGATTACGAAGAGCAAAAACAGGTAACCGAAGATAGCCGTGCCTGGATTTGCGGATTAAGCGATGAAGGAGGTGCCGGTGCATGGTTAAACGCCGTTATGAAACAATTGGTTCAACCCGATAAAAAAGAGATTGCGATGTTGGAAGATTTCGTTCAGAAAACCATTTGGGGCGGAATTCAATACAACGAAGGCCATGAAAAATATGGTGTTCGTAAAAGTATGTTCTACTACGAACCTGATTCAATGCCTGCCGGAACTTACAGTAATGATGTAAATTACAACACCTGGGCTGCCTGGGATAAAAAACATGCCGAAACAGTTGAGCGTTCGTACAATTATCCGCACGTTGCTGCTGCATATTGGGTAATGTATCGTTTGGCACGTAACTACGAAGGTTTGGTATCGCAACAAACCTGGGATTGGTACCTGATGAGCGCATACCAAACTTCAATGGCAATGATGGAGCTGGCTCCGTATTATGCGCAATTCGGACAGATGGAAGGTAGTGTTTTTGTTCATATTCTGGATGATTTGAAAGCTGAAGGATTGTGGGAATACGCCCGCAAACTGGAAGGAATGATGAAACGCCGTGCCGATCACTGGGCATCGTTAAATTATCCGTTTGGAAGCGAAATGCCATGGGATTCAACTGGTCAGGAAGAAGTTTATATGTGGTCACGTTATTTTGGTTACGGCGAAAAAGCAGAAACAACTTTGAAAGCTATTTTGGCCTACATGCCAACAATTCCTCACTGGGCATACAACGGTAATGCACGTCGTTACTGGGATTTTCTTTACGGCGGTAAACTGTCGCGTGTTGAGCGTCAGATCCATCACTATGGTTCGGCACTAAATGCCATTCCTGTTTTGTATGAATACAAAGAGCATCCCGATGATTTGTACCTGCTACGTGTTGGTTACGGTGGTTTAATGGGGGCAATCTCGAATATTACCCAAGATGGTTTTGCACCAGCAGCATTTCACTCGTTCCCGTCAACATTGAAAAACGATGGTATTTCGGGCGACTACGGAAGCGGTTACTACGGTTATGCCGTAAATACTTCAACTTACGTAATGCGTGACGACGAATTTGGCTGGTTGGCTTTTGGTGGTAATGTTACAGAAGATGGCGATGTGGTGAAAGTTGATTTAACAACAGCTGCAAAGTCACGTATTTATGTAGCTCCGTTAAAAATGTGGTTAACACTTGACGCCGGTAAATTTAAAGCCTTCTCGTACAATCAGTCAACAGGAAAAGTTGTGGTTGAATTAGAAGAAGCCAACGATTATACACCAAACGCTTATCTTAGAATTAAATCATTCGCAGAGGAATCAGCGGCAAGTTCGGTTGCCGGTCTTGAGAAAAATGAGCGTGGACAATATGTTATTCCACTTAAAAACGAAGTGGTAAAAGTTGAAATGAATTAA
- the araA gene encoding L-arabinose isomerase, whose amino-acid sequence MSSTLKQMEVWFVTGSQHLYGPKTLEQVADHSKEIAAAFDASTEIPVKVVVKPTGTGSKEIHRICKDANSNDNCIGIITWMHTFSPAKMWIHGLQELRKPILHLHTQYNKEIPWDDIDMDFMNLNQSAHGDREFGHIMARMRMNRKVVVGHWQDTKTVKKIAVWTRVAAAFADSRDMLIIRFGDQMNNVAVTDGDKVEAERVFGYHVDYSPIGDLVKVQDNVPDEEVAELVKIYEQEYVLADNCKEGGEYREQVVNAARIEIGLRRFLEKKGAKAFTSNFDDLEGVDQLPGLASQRLMADGYGFGAEGDWKTAALCRNMWFMSQELEDYKGCSFLEDYTLNFDGEKSAILQAHMLEVCPLIADHKPKLEVHPLGIGGKNDPARLVFTSKTGPGVAATVVDMGDRFRMIVNTVDCIDSKELPKLPVASALWIPQPNFEVGAAAWIFAGGTHHTSFSYDLTVEYMEDFAEMTGVEFVLIDNDTNIPDFKKELRWNDLYYHLAKGL is encoded by the coding sequence ATGAGCAGTACATTAAAACAAATGGAAGTATGGTTTGTAACAGGTAGTCAACACCTTTACGGCCCAAAAACATTGGAACAAGTAGCAGATCATTCAAAAGAAATTGCTGCTGCATTTGATGCATCTACCGAAATTCCGGTAAAAGTTGTAGTAAAACCTACAGGAACCGGATCGAAAGAAATTCATCGGATTTGTAAAGATGCAAACAGTAACGATAACTGTATTGGTATCATTACCTGGATGCACACTTTCTCTCCTGCTAAAATGTGGATTCACGGTTTGCAGGAATTACGCAAACCAATTCTTCACTTGCATACTCAGTACAACAAAGAAATTCCATGGGATGATATCGACATGGATTTTATGAACCTGAACCAGAGTGCACACGGCGATCGTGAATTCGGTCATATTATGGCTCGCATGCGCATGAACCGCAAAGTGGTTGTAGGTCACTGGCAAGATACTAAAACAGTTAAAAAGATTGCAGTTTGGACACGTGTTGCTGCTGCTTTTGCCGATTCGCGCGATATGTTAATTATCCGTTTTGGCGACCAAATGAATAATGTTGCTGTTACCGATGGCGATAAAGTTGAAGCGGAAAGAGTATTTGGATACCACGTTGATTACAGCCCGATTGGCGATTTGGTAAAAGTTCAGGATAACGTGCCAGACGAAGAGGTTGCCGAGTTGGTAAAAATTTACGAGCAAGAATACGTTTTGGCAGACAACTGCAAAGAAGGTGGTGAATACCGCGAGCAAGTTGTTAATGCTGCACGAATCGAAATCGGTTTACGTCGTTTCCTGGAAAAGAAAGGTGCAAAAGCCTTTACTTCAAATTTCGACGACTTGGAAGGTGTGGATCAGTTACCAGGTTTGGCATCGCAGCGCTTAATGGCTGATGGTTATGGTTTTGGTGCTGAAGGCGATTGGAAAACGGCTGCTTTATGTCGTAACATGTGGTTTATGAGCCAGGAGCTGGAAGATTATAAAGGATGTTCATTCCTTGAAGATTATACATTGAATTTCGACGGTGAAAAGAGTGCAATCCTGCAAGCTCACATGTTGGAGGTTTGTCCATTAATTGCCGATCATAAACCAAAATTAGAAGTTCACCCACTGGGTATTGGCGGTAAAAACGATCCTGCACGTTTAGTATTTACAAGTAAAACAGGTCCTGGTGTTGCAGCTACTGTTGTCGACATGGGCGACCGTTTCCGTATGATTGTGAACACAGTGGATTGTATCGACTCAAAAGAATTGCCTAAACTTCCTGTAGCAAGTGCTCTTTGGATTCCTCAACCTAATTTCGAAGTAGGTGCTGCAGCATGGATTTTTGCCGGTGGTACACACCACACAAGCTTCTCGTACGATTTAACTGTTGAGTACATGGAAGACTTTGCTGAAATGACAGGAGTAGAGTTTGTGTTAATCGACAATGACACTAACATTCCGGACTTTAAGAAAGAATTACGCTGGAACGACCTTTACTATCATTTGGCCAAAGGATTATAA
- a CDS encoding Crp/Fnr family transcriptional regulator — METLVQSVRKVASIVKDDLRLSDMHMFRKLSETELLDLEFNSVYKTFKKRTVIYREGCRHAGLYVILKGIVKIYKIGGNGKQQILKFAQQGDLIGYRSLLTHELACTSAKAYDDTLVCHVPYNTMLHLFQQNWDFTHGMMKFMCKELGESNTFITDIAQKTVRERTAEMLLILKDEFGVDNYNALQIAVTREDLANMVGTVTESLIRVMSEFRNENLLELTGRKIVFRDVTKLRAIANI, encoded by the coding sequence ATGGAAACACTAGTTCAGTCAGTACGTAAGGTGGCATCAATTGTCAAAGACGATTTGCGATTGAGCGATATGCACATGTTTCGAAAATTGTCAGAAACCGAATTGCTCGACCTCGAGTTTAATTCCGTGTATAAAACATTTAAAAAACGAACTGTAATCTACCGCGAGGGTTGCAGGCATGCTGGTTTATACGTTATTCTGAAAGGCATTGTGAAAATCTATAAGATTGGAGGAAACGGGAAGCAACAGATTCTAAAATTTGCGCAGCAAGGCGATCTTATCGGTTACCGCTCTTTGCTTACCCACGAGTTGGCCTGTACTTCGGCAAAAGCTTATGACGACACGCTTGTTTGTCACGTTCCGTATAATACCATGTTGCATTTATTTCAACAAAACTGGGATTTCACCCACGGAATGATGAAGTTTATGTGTAAAGAACTGGGTGAATCGAATACATTTATTACAGATATCGCTCAGAAAACTGTTCGCGAACGTACGGCCGAAATGCTACTGATTTTAAAGGACGAATTTGGGGTTGACAATTACAACGCGCTTCAAATAGCTGTAACACGCGAAGATTTGGCCAATATGGTTGGTACAGTTACCGAATCGCTTATCCGCGTAATGTCGGAATTCAGAAATGAAAATTTGCTGGAACTCACGGGACGAAAAATCGTATTTCGCGATGTAACCAAATTACGGGCAATTGCAAATATTTAG
- a CDS encoding NUDIX hydrolase, with product MKHYTKHPKHFVAVDCVILGYDEGELCLLLYPRGFEPSKGAWSLMGGFVQDNESADAAAKRVLKQTIGLEEIFMEQVGAFANPDRDPEARVISLAYYALVRMDEHDKACVRENGAHWWPISELPEMIFDHGEMVEQALVKLQQEAGYRLIGKELLADKFTLLQLRKLYEAIFQREFDPGNFRKKILSLNVLERLNEKDSSESKKGAFYYSCKNEVAERGLDRIVKV from the coding sequence ATGAAACACTATACTAAACATCCGAAGCATTTTGTTGCAGTAGACTGCGTAATTTTGGGCTACGACGAAGGCGAACTTTGTTTGTTGCTTTATCCGCGGGGTTTTGAGCCATCAAAAGGAGCGTGGTCGCTGATGGGAGGATTTGTTCAGGACAACGAATCGGCCGACGCTGCTGCAAAGCGCGTATTAAAACAAACCATCGGACTTGAAGAGATCTTTATGGAACAGGTTGGTGCTTTTGCCAATCCTGATCGTGATCCGGAAGCACGGGTAATCAGTCTTGCCTATTATGCGTTGGTGCGAATGGATGAGCACGATAAAGCCTGTGTCAGAGAGAATGGCGCGCACTGGTGGCCTATTTCAGAATTGCCCGAAATGATATTCGATCATGGCGAAATGGTAGAGCAGGCACTGGTGAAATTGCAGCAGGAAGCCGGTTATCGTTTAATAGGTAAAGAATTGCTTGCTGATAAATTCACACTGCTTCAGTTACGAAAATTATACGAAGCTATTTTTCAACGTGAATTTGATCCCGGAAATTTCAGAAAGAAAATATTATCGCTGAATGTATTGGAGCGCCTGAATGAAAAAGATTCATCCGAATCGAAAAAAGGTGCTTTTTATTACAGCTGTAAAAACGAAGTTGCGGAGCGCGGTCTGGATCGGATAGTAAAGGTTTGA
- a CDS encoding M90 metallopeptidase family protein produces the protein MKSLKIHKKSIFLLSLIAGILLFSNLFANEPVKEYEIVTPPKKLELDPFYKKYVNVNGIHIISSYRVPDSAFVKACEIIDFMTGGLPTEVLDQMVKLNTRVGIMARYEGTTDIPEHAHLANDTTLNWDVRARGLGGTMEHPLTTCAEENLLCYQIDKYHAEDILIHEFAHTIHGVGIIPLDDKFNDLLQEKLDAAMAAGKYENTYAATNIWEYWAEGVQNWFNVNAEVETTDGKHNWVNTRSDMKKYDPDLYEIVSRYFPEFEDSPSCHAAVNLYVQ, from the coding sequence ATGAAAAGTCTGAAAATTCATAAAAAGTCTATATTTCTGTTGAGTCTGATTGCCGGAATCTTATTGTTCTCCAATTTGTTTGCGAACGAACCGGTTAAAGAATATGAAATTGTTACACCGCCCAAAAAATTAGAACTCGATCCGTTTTATAAAAAGTACGTCAATGTAAATGGCATTCATATTATAAGTTCGTATCGGGTGCCCGATTCTGCGTTTGTTAAGGCTTGCGAGATCATTGATTTTATGACCGGCGGTTTACCAACTGAAGTGCTGGATCAGATGGTAAAACTGAATACACGCGTAGGGATTATGGCGCGTTACGAAGGAACAACTGATATTCCTGAACATGCACATTTAGCCAACGATACAACCCTAAACTGGGATGTTCGTGCACGCGGTTTGGGTGGAACAATGGAACATCCGCTGACAACATGCGCCGAAGAAAACCTGCTGTGCTACCAGATTGATAAATACCATGCTGAAGACATTCTTATTCATGAATTTGCACACACCATTCACGGTGTTGGAATTATACCGCTTGACGATAAATTTAACGATTTACTTCAGGAAAAGCTCGATGCCGCAATGGCAGCCGGAAAATACGAAAATACTTATGCTGCAACCAATATTTGGGAATACTGGGCCGAAGGTGTGCAAAACTGGTTTAACGTAAATGCCGAAGTTGAAACCACTGACGGCAAACACAATTGGGTGAATACTCGCTCGGACATGAAAAAGTACGATCCTGATTTGTATGAGATTGTAAGTCGTTATTTCCCCGAATTTGAGGATAGCCCGTCGTGCCACGCTGCTGTAAATTTATATGTGCAGTAA
- a CDS encoding S9 family peptidase: MKHFLSFFLVVLFAFAGSAQITKEDCAKADSVMKLSELVYNPVTQITWVDSSSVFWYRLKTRDGMKYQLVDAQKGSKKIAFDTDKLVAVLNQQLEKDISAKDLVLRDLKFDADKKTIHFNFKKTYWTCELKKYELKKDSVEKEREGNGYWGSYSDEKGKDPVSSPNEEWTAFIRENNVYIKNKETNKEFRLSYDGAPGDFYSSSFSWSPDSKKLAVNKVRDAEKREIFFVESSPKDQLQPILHKRDYRKPGDAMPIKHPALFDVESKKQIPVNTDAFKHQFNLTNPRWKEDASAFTFEFNQRGHQAYKVVKVDGESGDVNVLIDEQSNTFIDYSGKRYRYDLEETNEIVWASERDGWNHLYLIDSKTGEVKNQITKGEWVVRKVIKIDDENRTIFFYGSGKNEDEDPYYLHCYKINFDGSGLIDLTPEKMNHDVSFSKDMSYFTDTYSTVETPPFTVVRSTEDGKVLIELEKTDISSLLEKGWIAPEPFVAKARDGKTDIWGNIYRPTNFDENKTYPIIEYIYAGPHSSFAQKSFSAVHSAYSGLAELGFIIVQMDGMGTSNRSKTFQDVCWKNLKDAGFPDRILWIKAAAEKYSYMDTTRVGLFGGSAGGQSTLAGLLFHPEFYKAGVSSCGCHDNRMDKIWWNEQWMGYPIGPEYAECSNVENADKLQGELMLIVGEMDDNVDPASTMQVADALIKAKKDFELVVLPGVNHTLGGTYGEQKRRDFFVRNFLQQETPDWNAVKSN, translated from the coding sequence ATGAAGCACTTTTTATCCTTTTTTTTAGTAGTCCTGTTTGCCTTTGCAGGTTCAGCACAAATCACAAAAGAAGACTGCGCAAAAGCTGATTCAGTAATGAAACTGAGCGAGTTGGTTTACAACCCGGTTACTCAAATTACTTGGGTCGATTCATCATCGGTATTCTGGTACCGTCTAAAAACACGTGATGGTATGAAGTATCAGCTGGTGGATGCACAAAAAGGATCGAAAAAGATTGCTTTTGATACCGATAAACTGGTTGCTGTATTGAATCAGCAGCTGGAGAAAGATATCTCTGCAAAAGATTTGGTTTTGCGCGATCTGAAATTTGATGCAGATAAAAAGACTATTCATTTTAATTTCAAAAAGACTTACTGGACTTGTGAGCTGAAAAAATATGAGTTAAAGAAAGACTCGGTTGAAAAAGAGCGAGAAGGCAATGGTTATTGGGGGAGTTATTCTGATGAAAAGGGTAAAGATCCGGTGTCTTCACCCAACGAGGAGTGGACGGCTTTCATCCGGGAAAATAATGTTTACATAAAAAACAAGGAAACAAACAAGGAGTTCCGCTTAAGTTATGACGGAGCTCCCGGAGATTTTTATTCGTCGTCTTTTTCCTGGTCGCCCGACTCGAAAAAGTTGGCGGTAAACAAAGTACGCGATGCAGAAAAACGTGAGATCTTTTTTGTTGAATCGTCGCCAAAAGACCAGTTGCAGCCCATTTTGCATAAACGTGATTACCGCAAACCGGGCGATGCGATGCCAATAAAACATCCGGCATTGTTTGATGTGGAAAGCAAAAAGCAGATCCCGGTAAATACCGATGCTTTTAAACACCAGTTTAACCTTACCAACCCAAGATGGAAAGAGGATGCTTCAGCATTTACTTTTGAATTTAACCAGCGTGGTCATCAGGCCTACAAAGTGGTTAAAGTGGATGGCGAAAGCGGCGATGTAAATGTGCTGATTGACGAGCAAAGCAATACATTTATCGATTACAGCGGAAAGCGCTATCGTTACGATCTGGAAGAAACGAATGAAATAGTATGGGCATCGGAACGTGATGGTTGGAATCACCTGTATTTGATCGATTCAAAAACCGGTGAGGTGAAAAATCAGATCACAAAAGGAGAGTGGGTGGTTCGAAAGGTAATAAAAATTGACGACGAAAATCGCACAATATTCTTTTACGGATCGGGCAAAAACGAGGATGAAGACCCATATTATTTGCATTGCTACAAGATAAATTTTGATGGTAGCGGCTTAATTGATCTGACACCTGAAAAAATGAATCACGACGTGTCATTCTCAAAAGATATGAGCTATTTTACCGACACCTATTCAACGGTTGAAACGCCACCATTTACTGTGGTGCGTAGTACTGAAGACGGAAAAGTGCTCATTGAGTTGGAAAAGACCGATATTTCTTCGTTGCTCGAAAAAGGTTGGATAGCGCCCGAGCCATTCGTAGCAAAGGCCCGCGATGGTAAAACGGATATTTGGGGAAATATATATCGCCCAACGAATTTCGATGAAAACAAAACATATCCGATTATCGAATATATTTATGCCGGCCCGCACAGTTCGTTTGCACAGAAAAGTTTTAGTGCGGTGCACTCGGCTTATTCTGGACTTGCTGAATTAGGTTTTATAATTGTGCAGATGGACGGAATGGGAACGTCAAACCGTTCGAAAACTTTTCAGGATGTATGTTGGAAAAACCTGAAGGATGCCGGTTTCCCCGATCGTATTTTGTGGATAAAAGCTGCGGCAGAGAAATACAGTTATATGGATACCACGCGTGTTGGTTTGTTTGGTGGATCAGCGGGTGGACAAAGTACTTTAGCCGGACTTTTATTTCATCCTGAGTTTTACAAAGCCGGTGTTTCCTCGTGCGGATGCCACGATAACCGTATGGACAAAATATGGTGGAACGAGCAATGGATGGGCTACCCGATCGGGCCGGAATATGCCGAATGTTCGAACGTGGAAAATGCCGATAAACTGCAGGGTGAACTGATGCTGATTGTTGGCGAAATGGATGATAATGTTGACCCGGCATCAACCATGCAAGTTGCCGATGCGCTGATAAAAGCAAAAAAAGATTTCGAACTTGTGGTGCTTCCCGGAGTAAATCACACACTGGGCGGAACATATGGCGAACAAAAACGTCGCGATTTTTTCGTTCGTAATTTTTTACAACAAGAAACGCCTGATTGGAATGCTGTAAAATCAAATTAG
- a CDS encoding family 43 glycosylhydrolase yields MTRLIIWMIAGVFILSSCGNKTTEQKSTHISNPVLPGWFADPTIKKFGDIYYIYATTDNEMLASGAPTVWYSRDLQNWYNYIMEVPTLNSVTLRNFWAPDIMQGEDGRYYLYFGNCQAGCNIYGYVSDTPVGPWKKLHDDDTPVIAQNYPIDGFPSLDAQFFKDDDGRIYGYWGTWVHYNSGYAVGELNAETMDVMSNSTNIPLEQTTNPFEAPYMMKKGDKYILMYSAESCHNETYKVLYAYADNPYGPFTPGENNPILQTSEDGTTHGPGHHSVLENGEDYYIVYHKHDVPFTAGGMARQVCIDSMIFENDSTIKAVVPSQKGIKAFIPSEVPEDMAFKATASASSFYHLQSPDYDYKYLPDFAFDNDNATLWKAADNTFPQSLSLDLGDEKVIKRVATQFEFSPYYYQYKIEYSTDSTNWEVYADRSENRTPGSPMIDDNDVNVRYLKLTILATEKTGTFAAVWNMKVYGETFDTPLNLVNKSSGNEPGAASSQSMIIGFNANDLAVKSFDKLANTGTLGGDLVRKGNVKLVNDKETGTKAIEFSKGALELDGIAVPRSLEWNGAFTISTWVKNPEVSDRDECLASWCDRSEHYLANSYNAIHYNKSNYGAVAHLDGHFDLPYNNIPEANKWHHIVVTFDGVVEKVYVDGELDTAQNMLLSSAVENAKIRIGASDTGEYYTGLMASFQMYDYALSQSAIEKAFQESTLK; encoded by the coding sequence ATGACAAGGTTAATTATTTGGATGATTGCAGGAGTTTTTATCCTGTCGTCGTGCGGAAATAAAACAACAGAACAAAAATCAACACACATTTCTAACCCCGTTTTGCCCGGATGGTTTGCCGATCCTACGATTAAAAAGTTTGGCGATATTTATTATATCTACGCCACCACCGACAACGAAATGCTGGCATCGGGGGCACCAACTGTTTGGTATAGTCGTGACCTGCAAAACTGGTACAATTACATAATGGAGGTGCCGACGTTGAATTCGGTAACACTGCGCAATTTTTGGGCACCTGATATTATGCAGGGCGAAGATGGGCGTTATTACCTGTATTTTGGAAACTGTCAGGCGGGTTGTAATATCTACGGCTATGTTTCGGATACGCCGGTTGGCCCATGGAAAAAATTACACGATGATGATACTCCTGTAATTGCACAGAATTATCCGATTGACGGTTTCCCATCGTTGGATGCTCAGTTTTTTAAAGACGATGATGGCCGTATTTATGGCTACTGGGGAACCTGGGTGCATTACAACAGTGGTTATGCGGTAGGAGAGTTAAATGCTGAAACAATGGACGTAATGTCGAACTCCACCAACATTCCGCTGGAGCAAACGACTAATCCATTCGAGGCTCCTTATATGATGAAAAAGGGTGATAAATACATTCTGATGTATTCGGCAGAATCATGCCACAACGAAACGTATAAAGTACTTTATGCCTACGCCGATAACCCGTATGGACCATTTACTCCGGGAGAAAATAACCCAATTTTGCAGACTAGCGAAGATGGAACCACTCACGGACCGGGACACCATTCGGTGCTGGAAAATGGCGAGGATTATTACATCGTTTACCACAAACACGATGTTCCGTTTACTGCCGGAGGAATGGCGCGTCAGGTATGTATCGACAGTATGATCTTTGAAAACGACTCAACAATTAAAGCGGTGGTACCTTCGCAAAAAGGTATTAAAGCTTTTATTCCGTCAGAAGTTCCGGAAGATATGGCATTTAAAGCTACGGCGTCGGCTTCATCATTTTATCATTTACAGTCGCCCGATTACGATTACAAGTATTTACCCGATTTTGCTTTTGATAACGACAACGCTACCTTGTGGAAAGCTGCCGACAATACTTTTCCACAAAGCCTGTCGCTTGATCTGGGTGACGAAAAAGTCATAAAGCGAGTTGCCACACAGTTTGAATTTTCTCCTTACTATTATCAGTACAAAATCGAATATTCAACCGATAGTACAAATTGGGAAGTTTATGCCGACCGCTCAGAAAATCGCACGCCGGGAAGCCCGATGATCGATGATAATGATGTAAACGTCCGCTACCTGAAACTTACTATTCTGGCAACAGAAAAAACAGGGACTTTCGCCGCGGTATGGAATATGAAAGTTTATGGAGAAACATTCGATACCCCATTAAATCTGGTAAATAAATCGTCGGGAAATGAGCCTGGTGCAGCAAGTTCACAAAGTATGATTATTGGATTTAATGCAAATGATCTTGCAGTAAAATCGTTCGATAAACTGGCAAACACCGGTACATTGGGGGGCGATTTAGTTCGAAAAGGAAATGTAAAGCTAGTTAACGACAAAGAAACCGGCACAAAAGCAATTGAGTTTTCAAAAGGAGCCTTGGAACTGGATGGAATTGCTGTTCCAAGAAGTTTGGAGTGGAACGGTGCATTTACAATTTCTACATGGGTGAAGAACCCGGAAGTGAGCGACAGAGATGAGTGTCTGGCTTCGTGGTGCGACAGAAGCGAACACTATCTGGCAAACTCTTACAATGCTATTCATTATAACAAGAGCAATTACGGCGCAGTTGCACATCTCGACGGGCATTTTGACTTACCATATAACAATATTCCTGAAGCCAATAAATGGCACCACATTGTTGTTACATTCGATGGTGTAGTGGAAAAAGTTTATGTTGATGGTGAGTTGGATACTGCCCAGAATATGCTGTTATCGTCGGCAGTTGAAAATGCAAAGATCAGAATTGGCGCTTCGGATACAGGCGAATATTATACCGGACTCATGGCTTCTTTTCAAATGTATGATTATGCTTTGTCGCAATCAGCGATTGAGAAAGCTTTTCAGGAATCAACTCTGAAATAA